The Paenibacillus sp. MBLB1832 genome has a window encoding:
- the rsmH gene encoding 16S rRNA (cytosine(1402)-N(4))-methyltransferase RsmH — translation MFHHVTVLKEESVEGLHIKPDGVYVDCTMGGAGHSSLIASKLGPEGLLIALDQDDVALENAKTVLAPYLDRVAIIKSNFRELEHVLRTVPKAMRDGKSQVDGILFDLGVSSPQLDDGDRGFSYHQDAELDMRMDRETTLTAKTIVNEWSADQIARILFEYGEEKFSRRIANVIVEAREKQPIETTGELVELIKEGIPAAARRTGGHPAKRSFQALRIAVNDELGAFEEALEQSLRCLAPQGRVAVITFHSLEDRICKQYFVKHVAKCTCPPAFPMCVCTKAGELKLVTRKPIVPSEHELEVNQRARSAKLRIAEKL, via the coding sequence GTGTTTCATCATGTGACTGTACTGAAAGAAGAATCTGTTGAAGGATTACATATAAAACCAGATGGCGTTTATGTCGATTGTACCATGGGGGGCGCAGGACACAGCTCCTTGATTGCCTCAAAGCTAGGGCCAGAGGGACTGCTCATTGCACTGGATCAAGATGATGTCGCACTAGAGAATGCAAAGACGGTGCTAGCGCCTTACCTTGACCGTGTAGCGATTATCAAGAGCAACTTCCGCGAACTGGAACATGTGCTGCGGACTGTGCCGAAAGCAATGCGAGATGGGAAGTCTCAAGTGGATGGGATTTTATTCGACCTCGGCGTTTCCTCCCCGCAATTGGACGATGGAGACCGGGGGTTTAGCTATCATCAGGACGCTGAGCTGGATATGAGAATGGATCGCGAAACAACCTTAACGGCCAAAACGATCGTCAATGAATGGTCCGCTGACCAAATTGCGCGAATTTTATTTGAATATGGGGAAGAGAAATTTTCCCGCCGCATTGCGAATGTGATAGTTGAGGCGAGAGAAAAGCAGCCGATTGAAACAACAGGTGAACTCGTTGAGCTCATTAAAGAAGGGATTCCTGCGGCAGCTCGTCGAACAGGTGGGCATCCTGCCAAACGGAGCTTCCAAGCACTGCGTATCGCGGTGAACGATGAGTTAGGCGCGTTTGAAGAAGCGTTAGAGCAATCCTTACGTTGTCTAGCACCTCAAGGTCGCGTAGCCGTCATCACCTTCCATTCGCTTGAAGATCGCATTTGTAAACAATATTTCGTGAAACATGTGGCGAAATGTACATGCCCTCCAGCTTTTCCGATGTGCGTATGCACGAAAGCAGGAGAATTGAAATTAGTTACACGCAAACCTATCGTTCCTAGTGAACATGAACTAGAAGTGAATCAACGAGCACGATCTGCGAAACTCCGAATTGCAGAGAAGCTCTGA
- a CDS encoding DUF4349 domain-containing protein, translating to MGAKVSVKLGGWIAVIVLVVGVLTGCGSTSSKEDRSPSTASSSEMKMVQPEVATSMNQAGGAKDSVAAKVAPAAMASVADANKKQSETSDLKAAPSSAPNAVLAATGSEQDAGFNRKLIYHANIVMPVEDYVKAQTALRDLVALSGAYILQFSENASTNEKGGTFTVKVAAKGFVSLLDGLEKLSPSIQRNVQGQDVTEEYVDLSSRLAAKQLVETRLLSFMEKASKTDDLLAFSNELAKVQETIEQIKGRMRYLDQNVSYSTIEIRMYQQTGKKPLLSDPNELTLMERIEKAWSSSLNVLAAVLQGILVFLAAVVPVLIILLLLAIPIGVYRRKRKMKLQQIRLGLKDQEQLENTNDNE from the coding sequence ATGGGGGCAAAAGTGAGTGTAAAGTTAGGCGGATGGATCGCAGTTATTGTTTTGGTGGTGGGGGTGCTGACCGGTTGCGGCTCAACTTCGTCCAAGGAAGATCGAAGCCCATCAACAGCTTCAAGCTCTGAGATGAAAATGGTGCAACCTGAAGTGGCGACGTCGATGAATCAGGCTGGCGGTGCTAAGGATTCGGTTGCTGCCAAAGTGGCTCCTGCAGCTATGGCTAGTGTGGCTGACGCTAATAAGAAGCAGTCTGAAACTTCGGATTTGAAGGCTGCGCCTAGCTCTGCACCAAATGCTGTATTAGCTGCCACAGGGAGTGAACAGGATGCTGGATTTAACCGAAAATTGATTTATCATGCGAATATAGTGATGCCTGTAGAGGATTATGTGAAAGCGCAAACCGCTTTGCGCGACTTAGTTGCGTTGAGCGGAGCTTACATTTTGCAATTTTCCGAGAATGCGAGTACGAATGAAAAAGGTGGTACATTTACCGTCAAGGTGGCGGCGAAAGGCTTTGTTTCGTTGTTAGATGGCTTGGAGAAGTTGAGTCCATCGATTCAGAGAAATGTACAGGGGCAGGATGTGACCGAGGAGTATGTGGATTTAAGCTCGCGACTCGCAGCCAAACAGCTTGTGGAAACGCGACTTCTCAGTTTTATGGAGAAAGCCTCTAAAACAGACGATCTCCTTGCCTTCTCCAATGAATTGGCGAAAGTCCAAGAAACGATTGAGCAAATTAAGGGGAGAATGAGATACCTGGATCAGAATGTGTCCTATTCCACAATAGAGATTCGTATGTACCAACAGACGGGGAAGAAGCCGCTGTTATCTGATCCGAACGAATTAACCTTAATGGAGCGAATTGAAAAAGCGTGGAGCTCCAGCTTGAATGTTTTGGCTGCCGTTCTGCAAGGCATTCTTGTGTTTTTAGCTGCAGTGGTTCCTGTTCTGATCATTTTGCTTCTTCTCGCTATACCTATTGGGGTATACCGTCGCAAACGAAAAATGAAATTGCAACAGATCCGATTGGGACTAAAGGATCAGGAACAATTAGAAAACACGAACGATAATGAGTAA
- the mraZ gene encoding division/cell wall cluster transcriptional repressor MraZ: MFMGEYQHSIDEKGRMIIPAKYREALGESFVITRGLDQCLFVYPQAEWLILEQKLKALPLMKSDARAFTRFFFSGAAECELDKQGRANIPSNLIEHAKLEKDCVVIGVSNRVEIWSKQVWESYANESEQSFNEIAEKLVDFNFDL; the protein is encoded by the coding sequence ATGTTTATGGGTGAATATCAACATAGCATTGACGAGAAAGGCCGAATGATTATCCCGGCTAAATATCGTGAAGCCCTTGGCGAATCCTTTGTCATCACACGTGGTTTAGATCAATGTTTATTCGTTTATCCCCAAGCCGAATGGTTAATACTCGAACAGAAGCTGAAAGCATTGCCATTGATGAAGTCAGACGCACGCGCGTTTACCCGGTTTTTCTTCTCAGGCGCAGCAGAGTGTGAATTGGATAAGCAAGGAAGAGCCAATATTCCGAGCAACCTGATCGAGCACGCCAAACTAGAGAAAGATTGTGTCGTAATTGGTGTTTCCAACCGTGTAGAGATTTGGAGCAAGCAAGTTTGGGAAAGCTATGCCAATGAGTCTGAACAATCATTTAATGAAATAGCAGAAAAGCTGGTCGATTTTAATTTTGACTTATAG